gcgccTCGGACAAGagggttcgggttgtatcttttgcatgGGAGAATGATTGTTTTCTTTCACGATTCCGGCTGTTGGATTGTGCTCTGCATGAATCTCGAAGCGACAATGGGGCTGCCCAACGGTGGATTCGCTCAAAGGAACGGGAATCCTTCTTCCGTGCGAAAGGTACAACCGTAATTGAAAGTTTATCGAGGGCTTTACTCGTCTAGATGGGACATTTCATGTTTTGTCCAAAAACTCTAAATTTTGATTCCTGAGATTATCGTCATATATACTCTAATTATACCTAAATATCATTTGATcataaaagggaagaaaaactaTTGTCATCTCAATTCTATCTATCTTATCTATCTGGTGATTTTGCTTCGTTCCCAACTCCATAGAATTATAATACTCTCcatcttttaccaaaaaaaacttttttttagctTAATACTAGCTCTTTTAGTAGAAGTTCAATAATGAAAGAGGTTCTCAGAATGCGTGTACACACACATTTATATAAGAAAAAGACGTTATTAAATCACCTTTTTTTTATAGAGTTATTAAATCACCTTCATGCAAGAACACCCTTATCTATCAATATTCACAATATCTTGAAACTCCCAGGCTATTCGTGACTCCAAATCCGAGTGCTACCATGATCGGTGATATAGCTTGCCAATTAATGTTCAATCCTATGCCTTGTCTAAAAATATGGGATACACATTATGCCAAAGAGACAATAATTATAGTTACCCTTAGTCGTGTAGTTTTCAAGTTACATGAACActataaaataagaaatattgtATAAAAATTACAATAATACATGCTTCTGTTTGCATACATCAAACATGCCAAACCTAGTGAATGGGAGAAGGAGAAAGGAGAATTAGATGCTTCTAAATGAATGATATATTTATCATGCTTTGATGGTTGGAATCATGgcgatttatccaattttctctCTTCTTAAATAAATCAGGCAAATTACTCTcgtaaagagaaagaaaaaacaaactcAGCACAAATGATTCCTTCTCGGGTATGCATCTttttatcccaaaaaaaaaaaggggataaaCTTAACTCAATGGTATTTAAAGAGGATACATATAATGAGGAAACCTCCATTAATATCAATTGGAGTACAAATTTCTTACAACCAAAGATGATtggttttaaattttaaaaaaaaattagcagtAGGGATTTGGTAGACTAGTGTATCGGACTTGCCTATCACCTGCATGGCTCCACATACTATACCAATCTTCGTTTGTCGTGAGAGATTGGTGCGTTGATTACTGGATAATAGAACTATCAGCCGGAGGATTTTCACCAACTTGGGATCATACCAAGTTCGTTGCCCTCGGTCAGAAAATTATTACATAGATCAGGTTCAATGGACCGGTCTAAATTCCGAGACACACACACACGTGTGTGTGTGTTATAGACTTATAGATAACAGGCACCCATCATTCAAGCCCGAGCCACGTGGCAGCACACGCCGAGAGTCCGACGGCTGATACGGGGGAGGGTGTTTGCCACACGCGCGTTCGTGGTTTCTGACTCCTTTCCACCGTCCCCCAATCCCCAACACTTCCCCCAAAACGCCAAAATACAGCACCCAGTTTTaccaaaagaaaatagaaaccaCCACCCAAAGCTACGCCTACCCGAACAAGCTCCCCAAAGCATGTCTAAGCCCATGAGTTATGACGAGTCGCCGGGAAATAGAGCCTCTTTTAAAGGCAAAACACCCAATCACCTTCCAGAGTTCTTGAATAAGCCGGTCTATATGTTGTCGCAATTTCTTTCGGGGTAGACAATGTTTTCGAAGCAGAAATATAAAACCTATTGCTCCCCGAGGAGCTCAGGCCCAACAACAAAAAATCTGATCTCCTCTTCTTCGACTCCGACACGATCTCCGAATTCCTCGAGGTATATGCTGATCTCCACCTTCGTGTGCTCTAATGGAAGGAAATCTTGTTCTCTTTTCGACTTAGGGTTTTAGAGTGAAGTTTGTGATGCGATTTAGGTCAGGGAAGGGGTTAGATTTGTCTTGTTTTCATGTTTTCTCATGCAGATCTAATGCATAATTCTTATGATTTTTCCCCACGGTTTTTCCTCCCAAATTTTGATGCTTTTTTTTACTTAaaatctatttcttttttttaaaaaataaattcggATCATGAAATCGTATTATCTGGGATTTAACGAGATTATCTTGCCTGCTTATTGGAATTTTGCTATAACTATgaattttctcttcttcttataTTGATCTTGGTATATAGTTCTACCGGAGTGTGTTCTTGCAATTAAGTATATTTTTGGTGTTCAAGTAAATGACAGTGCTTTGGATTTATTGGGTTTTGAAAAGCAATTGGTTGACTTGGTCTCCTGATATGCCTCGGGTCATATGATCTAATTGTTTAAAGGTTGGATTGATTCAGGGATAGCAGCTTGAGCATGGTCTCGAAGTACCCCTCTTCAATGGCTAACGAGGCAAACGTCGCAGCTGAGAAGCCAGTTGACGGGTTTGTTATAATTAATTACCATGCATTTCATCCATATTGTTTGTTATATCATGTTAGAATCTGCATGAAGCAGCAGACCCATGTTTTTTTAATTctaaaaggataaaattttttcttgattttccaCACACTTGTTCGTCAAAGCTATTTAAATGACAAAAACCATTGGTCAAGCTGGTCTTACCTGGATTTTATGTCAGTACCTTGCTTGGCCGAGATATGGACAAAAATTTGAGGCTTATTAGATTTGGACGGTAAGGCTTTGAGTTAAGTGTCGGTTCAGGACTGCGATGCTTAACCAGGTGATTTTGTATAGGACACCAAGTTGGTATTTGCATGAGTAACATCTAGTGCAAATTCTGTGTGGAAAAGATGTTAGCTTTCTAATTGGTCGCCAGATTCATGTATCACGAGACATTCTCTAGGTGGAACAGTCTCAAAATTAGAGTTTGTGACataaggggaaaaaagaaagattatCAGAAACTAAGAGGCTGTGACATAATCTAGGAACTGAAATTAATAATTGAGTTCAAGATACTTTTtccctttttgaaaaaaagatgCTAACAAATAACTCATTTTTTGAATTTAAGGAATTCCCTAACAAAAAAAGACTGCTGTAATCTAAAAAAATTGTGCTGCTACATATATATTTAGACAAACTTTGGTTCATCTTGTCATAAAGCAGCAATTATAAGGCAGATGCTATGGGTACAATTTTATTTTGTCCTTGATGCAGCTACGCCTTTTTGCTGACCACAACTAGAAATATCTGCTTTCATGCTCTAAAATTTTAGGCTTGCTGCTCCATATATTTGAATCTTGATTGCTTGTAAAtgtatttaaatataaaaagcaAAAAGAACTGGCAGAACGACTTCCATTTATCAATAAGTTAAGCATGCAGTGAGTTCTTTAACTGGTTATTGATAAATCTTGCCAGTCTTTCCTGTTTTGTTCTGTTTTCTTGGCTATGTTCAGTGATGGCATCTTATATTCATCATATTCATGCTGACCCATTATGTATTTGCTGTTGTCATATCATTGGTTATGGTATATGataatctgattttttttttttggtgtaggTCTCTCTCTAACAAAAAGAATCAGGGAAGAATTCCAAAGAAAATACACAAATCTGAGAGAGAGAAACTTAAACGTGACCAGCTGAATGATCTCTTTCTTGAGCTGGGTCATGTTCTTGGTACGCATCACCCATTTCAATTGCTATTTTCTGGATACAATGTACATTGTGCAATCCTGTTCTTATCAAAAGCGGTTATGTTCCATAAAGTGAAATATGGATATTAACTGGAGGGATCAAAGTATGCATGGTAAATTTTTAATGATGATCAAATTTGTGTAGATGAAAATTGTTGACATATAACCTTCATCTTTCCTATGTCATTTGTAATGCAATTTGAAGTCTGATATCTTGATTTTGTATGACATGGCCGTGCTATGTACATATTTTAAGATGGAAGCTTGCTGGAAAGTTATCCTGTTTGCTTCGTGTTTTCCATTGACTTCATGAGCTACCTGGCAATGATTATGATGTCAATATTAAGTATgtttattgattttgatgatttgaGATTGTTCTGAGCCTGGTCCAATTCTATAATCCTTCCGAGGATAGAAAATGCATGGTGCACACTACTTTGTAAAACTACTGTTGTTCCTTCTTGGGTGCTTCTTTTGATTATGATAGAAATGCAAATTAGGAGAGTATCTCGGGATAAATTAAGTTTAATATCTCATATAGTGCTTTGTTGTCAGCATTTAATATTCACCAGTAGTCAGCATTTTAGCCATGTTATTGTACCCACTGGGGAAATGCTAAATCTTCCACCATGGGAGTTTGCAACTTCTGCTGGCCAGTTAATGCAACCACCATTTAAACAGTGGACTGCTTGCTGTGTTGCCTTGTGTCTGGGAACATCACCCAAAAAAATGGTTTCTGAAAAATGATCCTCTTTTGTTGTTTGACAATATTGATGTATTTGCTGTTGTTCTTGATCTAAGAAGCAGTTTTTTGCCAACTTTTTAAATGAACATAATGTCTCTATTTACAGAACCAGCTCGACAGAACAATGGAAAGGCGACCATATTGGGTGATGCTTCTCGGATACTGCGAGATCTTCTTGCCCATGTGGAATCTCTTAGAAAGCAAAATACTGCTCTGCTAACTGAATCTAGCTATGTAAGCTTCTCAAACCTGGCTTTTGTTTAGCTTATGTCTAACAATAATGCTCTTTAATGGTTCTTGTGGCCtttgtttggaaaaaaaaaacaataatcaTATAATATTTAGTACTCTATTCAGTAGTCCCTTTCAAAAGAAATTTGAACTTTGCTGTTTCTAGAAAAGAGAATAAGGAAAAtccatgaaagaaaaaaaatatctgcAGATCAATGtatacaaaattttcaaatatgcTACCAGTGGGAGTTTCTGCCTCCTTGATTATATCCTCTAAATTTAAGATAGACTCCTGCTTTAATCATTAGAACATGCTGAAACATCTGTTGTCTACAGAATCTTTTATTGGTCATTGTTTCAGATCTTTCTTATTAGACCAATCAGAACAGAGAGTTTGGGAGACAGGTTGTATTTTTATTGCGTTTTTATTGATATGCATATATCAATGCTAATATAGTTTCTAAATCAAGCTTGAGttctttaccaaaaaaaattggcTTAAGTTTCATTGTTCAGCACTGCTTTTTTATTTTCACAATGGTACTTTGAGCCTGTATCAAATTTGTGAGTGGCACATGATTAGTAATAGCATAGCTGGTTGGAGGTAATCACTGCATATCTGCAAGGAAAGATTCATGTGATGGTCCATTTCATATATCAAGGTTTTTTTGTTTACTCACATAATACGCTATCTAACTTTAATTCACTGGTCTGGTGAATTTTAGGATTTTGGTATCTGACAGTGATCAGCACAATGCCATATCATAACCATACCCATAGTAACCAAGCCTTGTATCAAATGAAGGGGTTTGCACAATGCCATACTTTCCAAAGATTCTAACCAAGTGCTATTCTTGGTGTTACCAGAAGTTTTTCCAAATTCGTTTCCACAACTTCCACAAGCGGTACTTCCTCTTCTAGACACTTTGTCACATCTTTGTGCGCCTCTCTTTGCTGGAATCTCTTTATATTCTCATTATACATGCTCACTCCATTTCAATCAATTCTACATTATTTTATCCTCAATTTGTGCATCAAATTATATCTTTCCTCACTCCACTTCCTAATTTTGCTGCACATCTATTTCAATTTTTGTCCCTGCCATGTTCATCTTGATTCCAAATTCTTCTTAATTTTCGATCCTTAAGAATAGGAAGAGGATCTTTCAATTGGCACATTCACAAAAATGAACTTAGCGGAACACAGGACAAAattatatatttcaaataattgcgTTTGTAATTGGAATTTGAAAGGAAAAAACATGGTAGGTTAATCTGAAAACCAAAGAAAAAGGGGATGAATGTGAACGCAATTATGAATGAGATTGTGATTGAATTCTTTTAATGTACATTAAAAGTTGAGAGGCTTTGGTGAAAACATCTTATTGGAAAGGGCCACACAAAATTCAGCATGTAACTACTGGCAGAAGAAGACATCAAAGGATATGCTAAAAGTCAGCTATTGGCTGTCGATGATATGGAGAGCTAGGAACAAAATGTTTTTCAGCAATCTTTGAACAGTGGCTAATGGGATCATGCTACAGGATGATGAATTCTTGTATAAGGTAAAAGTAGGCATACTTAGAAGGAAATGGAAAATGGATAGCTGCTAATGGAATTGAAGTTACCAAGACAAAGCTGGTACGAAATCGGTATGGGTAGATCATACTAAACAAACAAAGGATGCTGATTGGGGCAATGCAGTGCAGAGGGCAAAGTTTAGCTCTTTCAAAATGTTGCCATACTGATTCTGTCCAACTGGTTGAATTTTTGTTATTAGGGAGGTTTTGCAACCTGCTGTTGCAGGACAGAGTATCCAAATCATGGGTGGATGGTTCAGTATGTAATGGTGGGTAGATTTCGGAAATTGAATAGGGCCAGCAGAAGTGGAATGATCCTTGCAGAAGTTGGGAGACTGCTGAATCAGTTTATGGAAACACAAAATTTCGACAATTTTTAAAGTTGTTCTCCACTATTGTGGGTCTTCCAACCTGTAGGATCCCCTGCTGATTTGGCTGCATCATTTGAAGTGTCCCTAGCATTCTTATATCTTCCTCTAAATATATTTGAGTCTCTTGCCATGGATGGCGATTTAGGACAAGCTTCTTTTGTGGGCAGCATATTAGCTTGAGGCACTTCTTTCGGAGATCGAACCCTTCGTTGAATCATTTATTTGCACCAGTGAGAAAATCCTGCCAGTTTAAAAACATGTCTCCTTGTCTATGAATTAATCTCCACCATTCTATACAAATGCAGATTGTACATGATAAAGTTGATGACGGAGCCCCAAGTAAAATATCCACTTTGCAGATTCATTTATGCTTTAAATGTTTTCCTGACATTCTTTATGCACTTTCCTGTTCCTACTCTCTTAAAAACTTGATCAGAAGACATGAAACTAATTTCTGCCCATGGCTTGGAAGTGAACAAATGATCAATCTCTTTACTTTTTAGTGCTACACATTTACTGAATTCAACTAATTTTTATTGCCGTTCCCCCCTTTtatttgcaaattattttatttattagaaATGCTTGCATTACAAGGACATGAATAAAAACATGGTATTATTCTTTAGTAATTTTATCTAACGATGTCTTGTATATGTTGGATTCCTAATTCTGCCGAATATTAAACAGGTTACTGCCGAGAGAAATGAACTTAGAGACGAGAACACTGCCCTCCAGGCCGAAATTACAGATCTTCAAAATGAGCTGCAAGTGAGACTGCAGTCTGATTCTATATGGACCAACAGCATGGACATGGGTCCTCCCACTCTGCCACAGCCTCTAAGCACCATGCTGCCGATGCCGCAGCGGCCGCCTGTTATCAGGCCGGTGTACGCTGCCCCCATCCAAGAGCTCCAGCTCTTTCCAGAGTCCAGAACGACACCAACACCGTCCCTACCTTCCTCCAATGTGAGTAGACCACATGCCAGATATCCAACTCCATCTGACTCCTGGCCGGGGCAGCTCCTTTCCAGTCTTCCAAGAACAGCACAGGAAGACCATCTAAGCAGTACCAGCAGCATCAGCACAACTAGCAGCAGGGAAGAAGCCTCAGATAAATAATGAGAGATACCGAGAAATGTACCAGTAAATTTATATTAGTCTTCTGAATTAATGTTCGGATGAAGAGTCCCAAAGGGGCATCAACTCAAAAATGATGGTGCCATTAGCAGTCCATGAGCTAtcagaaaaaggaaaaacagtGTTTATGACTTGAGAGTGGCATTCTGCTGTTCATTATTGAATGCAGGCTTCTGTTAATTTGAGTTCATGATTTCATTCTACTAAATTTGCTGTAGTTTTTGTCTTATCCTTCTGAATGATGTGCTGCATTGGTACCTCGCCCATGGAGTTGCTGAGATGCAAATCCAGCCTTATGTAATTCTAACCGCGGTCTACTGCCCCACTATCTCTGTGCCTACCATCGGATTCCATGCGGCTGGTTTCCCATTTACTATATGTGATCTTTGGTCACCATTTTCTTGTCCAATGTTCCTGCTAAACTTTGCCCAGCTTCATATGTAACCTTCAATGAAAGTTAATATGTTTGGTCTGGGTGGAGATATTGCTAGAGGtagttttcaaatttttagagtaataaattataaattgacAATTCTGCTTGTCTGCTTACAAAAGTAGTGGAACAGCATAGTAAGGCTGGAGGTAGGCAGGAACTGCAGCTTGATCATATTCTTTTGCTTGGCAATAAGATATTATAGGTTCAAATCTTGAATGATTCATTTTTGAATTAATTATAATATAGTGAGCCTCTCTCGGGAAAAATGTTGTTATAAGGATAATGTCTAATGCATCCGCCTTTATAAGAAATGGGAGCGAGCCCTTTCAAATGACTCTATTTtaggaacaaaaatcatatgggaTAGGTACCATACAAAAAATTATAGGATGACTTTCCTATTTTTGCTATGTTTTCCCTAATGACcgtcttaaaaaaaagaaatctaaaaGCCGGTGACTCTCCTACTAATGGAGTTGTAGGTCTCGAGATTaaaaagaccaaaaaaaaagaagaaaatctcacaagacttttttttttcattttcagaatataCTTTTTATTGATATTCAGAGCCAAGTAATATACACTAAGTAAATTAATCATCTAGCAAGCTAATATATATCTCtagataaattgatatatagtttttaaatatgatgttctCAATATACAATACACAGCAAGGTGATGCACACTCAATAAATTAGTCATCTAGTAGCTTAATACATACCTACAAGCAAATTGATACACGATTTCCAAAACATCCTATTCACCAATACAAACTACATGACCAGATAATATACACTCGTCGACTTCTTGATACATACTAAAAGCTTCATTGATACATACCCAGCAGTAATCCGACACACCTCTAAATAAATCTACACAGTTTCTAGAAATTACTATATACTACATGACCAAATAATACATACCAAGTAAATTAGTTATTTAGCAAGCCAATATATTCCTTTAGGTAAATTGATatataatttctaaaatataGTGTTTATCCATATCACTAcatagtatttaattttttagttttgtctaacataaaaaattatatacatatCACATCTTATATTCTATGAACTCTTAAGTGTAAAAGttcttgaaaaaagaaaaaaaaaaattggaggaGGACtcaaaaaaggataaggaaattTTCATGGACAGAACAGACAGCTTGatgaaaaaaagatgaaaaaactTGACGTGAAAAAAAAGGGTGCCgcatataattattttattattatttgtttaaACATTACGAGACTGATGACTTAGTTGGTAAACAAAAATTGCTGACTCAGGTTTGTTCTTCAAGATGGGCACTAAGAGATGCAAAATAACAAATCTGCCGCATATTTTTCTTCTCCAGCGTCCGTCCCATATGATTTTTGCAGAGTACACAGCAAAAGCCAACGAGAAACCAGGCATCACGAGCCAATGAGCCCCAATGACAGCTGTCAAATGCCAAGCCAAGGGGTAGCTTAGTAATAGTAGGAAGAAGGAGAGGCATATGCGTTTTCGCAGCAAAAAAGCACGgggggttctatatacaccccccctattgctaaggacaccccccaaaaaccaaaaaaaaaatacccaaactaacctttagtgtaattaccatattgtccttgaaattttctcagtacacccccccttcctcctcctccgtttcgttttgaaaagaaaaaaaaaaaaacacccctcaaaccccccgatccatttacatcgtttaggcgatttttgaaggagatttaagccccattcgaagcatggacaagtaactagtgatttgggacgaagaatcggccgcaaaggtacgtgttccaccttgtttcgaaattttttttttttcacggttcgtgctccgttcggcactgaatcgccgaacaaaaggcttctgttcggctgaacagtgccgaacaaaagccttctgttcggcaaccctcaaccgaactcttctgttcggctgcacagtgtcgaacagaaggcttctgtccggcactgtgcagccgaacagaagggttctgtccggctctgtgcagccgaacagaatgccggcgacgagagggagaaggaggaacgggggggttttgggcgttggcgaggtgctttgggcggaacagttcaaagggagacggagggggtttggccgccggcgaggtgcttga
This region of Phoenix dactylifera cultivar Barhee BC4 unplaced genomic scaffold, palm_55x_up_171113_PBpolish2nd_filt_p 001648F, whole genome shotgun sequence genomic DNA includes:
- the LOC120108930 gene encoding transcription factor BHLH062-like, with amino-acid sequence MFSKQKYKTYCSPRSSGPTTKNLISSSSTPTRSPNSSRDSSLSMVSKYPSSMANEANVAAEKPVDGSLSNKKNQGRIPKKIHKSEREKLKRDQLNDLFLELGHVLEPARQNNGKATILGDASRILRDLLAHVESLRKQNTALLTESSYVTAERNELRDENTALQAEITDLQNELQVRLQSDSIWTNSMDMGPPTLPQPLSTMLPMPQRPPVIRPVYAAPIQELQLFPESRTTPTPSLPSSNVSRPHARYPTPSDSWPGQLLSSLPRTAQEDHLSSTSSISTTSSREEASDK